The sequence ATGCGGCAGGCGGGGTCCTCGGCAAAAAGATCGAGCCCGTTATTGAGGACGGCGCGTCAGATTGGCCCACCTTTGCGGAAAAAGCAAAGAAGCTGCTGCAAAAGGATAAGGTGGCAGTGATTTTCGGAGGATGGACTTCCGCCAGCCGGAAAGCAATGCTGCCGGTAGTGGAGGAAAACAAAGGATTGTTGTTCTATCCCGTTCAATACGAAGGACTTGAGGCATCCCCCAACATTTTCTACACGGGTGCCGCACCGAACCAGCAGATTGTTCCCGCCGTATCCTGGCTCTTGAAAAACAAGGGCAAAAAATTCTACCTGCTCGGATCGGATTATGTCTTTCCGAGAACAGCGAACAAGATCATCAAAGCCCAACTGGCTGCCGAGGGGGGAGAAATGGTTGGTGAGGAATACACTCCTCTCGGCCATACAAACTACAGTACGATTATCAGCAAAATCAAGCAGGCCAAACCGGATGTGATTTTCAATACTTTGAATGGTGACAGCAATGTGGCATTCTTCAAACAGCTTAAGGATGCAGGCATCACAAACAAGGATCTGACTGTAATGTCTGTAAGTATTGCGGAAGAAGAAATCCGTGGCATCGGCGCCGAACCCCTTGTCGGCCATCTTGCGGCCTGGAACTATTTCCAGACGACAGATCTTCCGAAGAATAAGGAGTTTGTTCAAAAGTATAAGGCGAAGTACGGAAAAGACCGTGTAACCGATGACCCGATTGAAGCGGGCTACTTTGGAGTCTATCTGTGGGCGGAAGCCGTGAAAAAGGCCGGAACCACCGATGTGGATAAAGTAAAGGAAGCATCAAAAGGAATTGAGTTTGAAGCTCCCGAGGGACTTGTAAAGATTGACGGGGAAAACCAGCATACCTATAAAATGGTCCGCATCGGTGAAATTCAACCGGACGGGCAATTTAAAGAACTGTGGAATTCCGACAAACCTGTCAAACCGGATCCATTCCTGAAAAACTACGAGTGGGCAAAAAATTTAAAGTAATAAGATTGGCAGAACAATTCCGGGCGACAAAGGGATCAACCCGTCATGCGGGTTGATCCGCCTGTTTTTTCCTTCAGGGACCTAACTGAAAATCGGAGGTGAAGCAGGTGGATGTTCTAATGGTTCAATTGTTTAACGGATTGAGCTTTAGTTCGATTCTGCTGCTGATTGCGTTGGGATTGGCCATTACTTTCGGCTTGATGAATGTCATTAACATGGCCCACGGGGAACTGATTATGATAGGCGCTTACTCCGCTTATATGACTCAAATAATGTTTTCCAATTATCTCCCCAAATCTTTGTTTGACTTTTACTTCGTCTTGGCCTTGCCCGTTGCGTTTCTGACTGCTGCATTAACGGGGTGGATTTTGGAGTGGGCACTCGTCAGGCATCTATACGGCCGACCTTTGGACAGTCTTCTGGCCACCTGGGGCGTAAGTTTGGTTTTACAGCAATTGGCCCGTACCGTTTTTGGCGCACCCAACGTTGCGGTGATGGCTCCGGACTGGCTTAATGGGGGACTGGAGGTAATGGCAGGTGTTGTCTTCCCGTACAAAAGGCTTTTTATCCTGGCGATAGCGGCAGCGGCGGTGCTTGGAATGTATCTTTACCTATACAAAACAGCCCCGGGAAGACGCATGCAGGCGGTTATGCAGAATCGGGCAATGGCCGCTTGCCTTGGAATTTCCACGCGCAAAGTAGACTCTTGGAGTTTTGCCATGGGTTCCGGGATCGCCGGATTGGCCGGTTGTGCGATTACGCTGTTGGGACCGATTGGACCTTCAATCGGTACGTATTACATCATCGACGCGTTTATGGTTGTGGTTCTCGGCGGGGTCGGAAAACTGTCCGGTACTTTGGCGGGCGCTTTGGGAATCGGAATTCTTAATACCCTGTTTGAATATGGAACGACCGCCACCCTTGGCAAAGTATTAGTCTTTTTGGTGATTATTGTTTTCCTGCAGTGGCGGCCCGCAGGTCTCGTGCAGGTGAAGACCCGCGTTTTGGATTGATTCCCCTAAGAGGAGGTAGGATCGTTGAGTCAACTGTTGAACAGCAGCTGGAGCCAAAAGAGGTATTTTCTGTGGATTGCGCTGATCCTGTTGATGGCATTGGCCCCGATTTTTCTGTCGGAATTCCGGTTGAATCTGTTGGGGAAATTCCTGGCATTGGCGATTCTGGCCATTGGCATGGATTTGATCTGGGGGTATACGGGAATTCTGAGCCTGGGCCATGGTGTATTCTTTGGGCTGGGAGCCTATTGTATGGCCATGTATCTGAAACTGGAAGCAAGCGGCGACAGGCTGCCCGATTTCATGTCGTGGAGCGGGCTGGAAGAAATGCCATGGTTCTGGGTGCCATTCGGCAATCCTCTCTTTGCCATCCTGGCTGCCATTTTGCTGCCGATGGCTTTGGCGGGATTGCTGGGGTATTTTACTTTCCGCAACCGGATAAAAGGGGTATTTTTCTCGATTCTCTCGCAAGCGGTAGTGATAGTAGTGGTAACCCTGTTCATCGGGCAGCAGGCTTTTACGGGGGGAACCAACGGTATCACCAATTTCAAGACAGTTTTCGGTTTTCCGTTATTTTCCCCGCCGGTGCAAATGTTTCTTTACTATCTGACTTTGCTCGTTCTCATTGGCGTTTTTATTTTATGCCGGAAACTGATTGCCGGCAGAACGGGAAAAATCCTGGTGGCAATCCGGGATGGCGAAAATCGCGTACGGTTTTCCGGATACAATCCCACCACTTATAAGGTGTTCGTCTATGTACTTTCAGCGGGCCTTGCCGGTCTTGCCGGAATCCTGTTCGTCCTGCAGGTGGGGATTATTTCTCCGGCCATGATGGGAATCATTCCTTCGGTCGAGATGGTCCTCTGGGTGGCGATAGGCGGGCGGGGAACTTTGATCGGGGCAATCATCGGCACGGTTTTGACAAATGGTGCGAAGAGTTTCTTCAGTGAATCCTTCCCGGATATCTGGCTTTATTTCCTTGGCGCGTTGTTTGTAACAGTTGTTTTGTTCCTTCCGAATGGCATTGTGGGGCTGTTTGCGAATTTGAAGGAGAATTTATACAGGAAAAAGGCGGTGAAGGAAGTTTATGAGCACCATTCTCTGCACCCGGAACATAACGGTTAATTTTGGCGGTTTTAAAGCGATCCGGAACCTCAATTTCGAGATGAAAAAAGGGGAAGTCCGCTTTTTGATTGGCCCGAACGGCGCCGGCAAAACAACATTGCTCGACGTAATCTGCGGGAAAGTAAAGCCCGTTCAGGGAGAGGTCATTTTCAAGGAAAACATTGAATTGTCCAAGAAGCAAGAGCATCAAATCGCACAGTGCGGCGTAGGACGGAAATTTCAAGCGCCTGCAGTTTTTGGGAACTTGACGGTGTTTGAGAATTTGGAACTGTCGAGGAAGCGGGACCGGAGCCTCTTCTCCTCCCTTCGCGCAAGAATGACCAGGGAAGAGCGGGAAGCCATCCAAAAGCAGTTGACCATGATCAATCTGCAGGATAAGGCAAACGACAAGGCTTCGTCACTTTCCCATGGACAAAAACAGTGGCTGGAGATCGGAATGCTGCTGATGCAGGAACCTGAGCTTCTTTTGCTGGATGAGCCCGTGGCAGGGATGACAAAGTCAGAAACGGAAAAGACGGGAGAGCTTATTCAGGAAATCGCCCAAGCCCGTTCTGTATTGGTAGTCGATCACGATATGGACTTTGTGCGGAAATTCTCTGACAAGGTGACTGTCATGCACGAAGGACAGATTCTGTGCGAAGGTTCCATCGCAGAAGTTCAGGAAAACCCCCGGGTCGCGGAAGTGTATTTGGGCCGGAGGGCAGAAGCGGTATGTTGACAATGAAAAGTTTGGAAGTTTGCTATGGGGAAACCGTCATCTTAAGGAATATTGATTTCCGGATCCGGGAAGGGGAAGTGGTTTCCCTGCTGGGACGAAACGGTGTGGGAAAAACCACCCTTCTCAAGACTGTCATTGGACTGCTTAGACCGCGGCAGGGAAAGATTTATCTGCATGACAAAGAAATTACAAAAGATAAGCCCGAACAAAGGGCCAAGAACGGGATTGCCTATGTACCGCAGGGAAGAGAGGTATTCCCGCAATTGACCGTGGAAGAGAATTTGCTGTTGGGACTGGAAGCTTTGCCGAAAAGGGAAAAACAGATTCCGCATGAAGTCTTTGAGATGTTTCCCATGCTGAACACGATGCTTCAAAGGAAGGGAGGAGACCTCAGCGGCGGACAGCAGCAGCAGCTTGCGATTGCCCGGGCATTGGTAGCGCGTCCCAAATTGCTTCTATTGGATGAACCGACTGAGGGAATTCAACCAAACATTGTGATGGAAATTGAAAATGTTATCCGCCTCCTGAAAGCACAGGGGGACATGGCGATCCTGCTGGTGGAGCAGAGCCTGGATTTTGCCCTGAGTTTGGCCGATTATTGTTATGTCCTGGAGAAAGGGGCTGTTGCCGCAGAAGGCAAAGCCTCGGAGATTGAAGATGAAACGATTCGCCAATATCTGACTGTTTAAAGAGAAGGAGAGAACCTATGCATTTGACGGGACGGGAGAAAGAGAAATTGTTGATCGTGGTCGCGGCGGATTTGGCCCGTCGCCGGCAGCAGCGCGGCCTGAAGCTGAATTACCCTGAGGCCATGGCCATCCTCACTTACGAAATTCTGGAAGGGGCCCGGGACGGAAAATCGGTTCCCGAACTTATGCAGTGGGGCACCACAATCCTCACTGAAGAAGATGTTCAGGAAGGGATAGCCTCCATGATTGAGGAGGTTCAGGTGGAGGCAACATTTGCCGATGGCACAAAACTGGTCACCGTGCACAACCCGATTCGTCCGGGAGGAAGCGGCAAAGAGGAGAAAGGGGAGGCCGGAGAATGAAGCCGGGAGAATATCTGCTCAAGGAAGAACCGATAGTACTCAATGCCAATCGGAAAACGGTCTTCCTGAAGGTAGTCAGTCGCGGAGATCGTCCGGTTCAGGTCGGCTCCCATTTTCATTTTTACGAGGTGAATAAGGAGCTTGACTTCGACCGGGAGAAAGCGAAAGGGATGCGTCTCAACATTCCGGCCGGTACAGCCGTACGATTTGAACCGGGGGAAGAGAAGCCGGTCACTTTAGTGGCTATCGGCGGTCGGCAGGAGGTGCATGGACATAACGGACTGGTTTCCGGATCCGTAAAGCAAGCGTTGGATCAAACCCCGGGACCTGTACAGGAGGGACTTCTCATGTCCAGGGAAGCCTACGCCGGAATGTTTGGTCCCACAACGGGAGACAAGGTTCGTCTGGCTGACACGGATCTGTTGATTGAAGTGGAAAAGGACTTCACGGTGTATGGGGACGAATGCAAATTTGGCGGAGGAAAGGTGCTTCGCGACGGGATGGGGCAGTCATCCCGCGCCATTCGTTCGGAAGGCGTATTGGATTTGGTGATCACGAATGCTTTAATCCTGGATCACTGGGGAATTGTCAAAGCTGACATAGGGATCAAAGACGGACGGATTGCCGGGATTGGAAAAGCAGGGAATCCGGATACCATGGAAGGGGTTCATCCGGACCTGGTGGTGGGAGCCTCGACGGAAGCGATTGCCGGGGAAGGTTTAATTGTAACACCTGGGGGGATTGATACCCATATCCATTTTATTTGCCCCCAGCAGATTGAGACTGCTCTTGCTTCCGGAATTACTACGATGATTGGAGGAGGAACCGGACCTGCCACGGGAACCAATGCCACAACCTGTACCCCGGGGGCATGGAATATTCACCGAATGCTGGAGGCAGCTGAGGAATTTCCAATGAATCTCGGGTTTCTCGGAAAAGGAAATGCTTCCGGACAGGAGGCCCTGGAGGAGCAGATCCAGGCAGGGGCGATCGGGTTGAAGCTGCATGAAGATTGGGGCACCACACCGGCTGCCATTGATACCTGCCTGAAGGTTGCTGATCAATATGATGTTCAAGTGGCCATTCATACGGACACATTAAATGAAGCCGGGTTTGTAGAGGATACGATTCGGGCCATAGCGGGCCGAACCATTCACACTTATCACACCGAAGGTGCGGGAGGCGGACATGCGCCTGACATTATTCGATTGGCAGGGGAAACCAATGTGATCCCCTCTTCCACCAATCCCACCCGCCCGTTTACCGTAAATACAATTGACGAACATTTGGATATGCTGATGGTTTGTCACCATTTGGACAGCAGTATACCGGAAGACGTGGCCTTTGCCGATTCCAGGATACGCCCGGAGACAATAGCTGCGGAAGACATTCTGCATGACCTCGGGGTTTTCAGCATTATCAGTTCTGACTCGCAAGCCATGGGGCGGGTAGGGGAAGTGATTCTCCGGACATGGCAGACGGCTGACAAAATGAAGAAACAGCGGGGTCCTCTGAAAGAGGAAGAAGGAGAGAACGACAATTTCCGCGCAAAGAGGTATGTGGCCAAATACACAATCAACCCGGCCATTGCTCATGGAATTTCCGAGTACGTGGGGTCTGTCGAAACGGGAAAATGGGCGGATCTCGTTTTGTGGAAGCCGGCCTTTTTTGGAGTGAAGCCGGAACTGGTATTGAAAGGCGGTTTCATTGCGTATGCCGCGATGGGCGATCCGAATGCCTCCATTCCGACCCCCCAACCGGTGATGGGGCGACCGATGTTTGCTTCTTACGGACTGGCGGCCAAGAGCTGTTCCATCACATTTGTCTCGCAAGCGGCGTTTGAGTCGGGGGTACATGAACGGTTGGGACTTTCCAAGAAAGTTCTTCCCGTGAAAAATTGCCGGCGCATCGGCAAGAAAGACATGATTCACAACAGTGACACACCCCGGATTGAGGTGAATCCCGAAACCTATGAAGTGAAGGTAGACGGAGAACTGATCACCTGTGAGCCGGCTGAGACGGTACCGATGGCTCAACGCTATTTCCTGTTTTAGTCCTAAAGGAGCGGTTGGGTATGATTTCATTTCTTCCTTTGGTGCAATTGATTGATTCCGCTTTTCCGACAGGGGCTTTCTCCCATTCCTTTGGACTGGAGACATTCCTGCAGGAAGGAAGGGTGCAAAACGCCGGGGAACTGAAGGAATGGTTGGAATCCTACATTACTGGAAGCCTTGCTCCCATGGAAGGGGCAGTGGTTTTTTGGGCATACCGGTATGCGGAAAAAGTGATTTCCACTCATCCGGAATCGGAATTGGCCCGGGAAAACCTGAAGTTGCTCGACCGACGGATCACGCTTTCAAAACCGGCGCGCGAATCCCGGGAAGGTGAGATCAAGATTGGCAAGAGATTTCTTCATATCGTGCAAGAACTTTACCCGGAATCAGGTCTGGAACAATATGCAAGCTGGATTCGGTCGGAAGAATGCTATGGCAGCAACGCCATCGTCCACGGCTGGATCTGTGCTTATCTGAAGCAAACACCACAGGCAGCCGTTTTAACTCACCTGTATGCGGGTGTTAACAGTCTTGTTCAGAATGCTCTCAGAGCCATGGCCATCGGGCAAACGGAAGGGCAGAAAGTGCTGAACGGTCTGCTGCAGTTGATAGGACGCGAGGCGGAGCGGTTGGCGCTCAACCCTCCCGCACCGGAGAATCTATACAGCAACACATTGGCGCAGGAAATAGGCGCCATGCGCCATGAAATTCTCTATTCCCGTCTATTCATGTCATAATCAACAATCAGAGGAGGAATCGGTATGTGCCAAGGGCATAACCATCATCATCACGAATGGAAGCATAGAAGTTTTGCGGGAGGGCGGCCCATGCGGGTTGGGATAGGCGGGCCGGTAGGATCGGGCAAGACGGCCCTGGTGGAGAAGTTGTGCTGGATGATGAAAGACACATACAGCCTGGCAGTAATCACCAACGACATTTATACGAAGGAAGATGCGGAGATCTTGACAAAGACCGGAGTACTGCCGGCGGACCGGATCATTGGGGTAGAGACCGGAGGATGTCCGCATACGGCCATCCGTGAGGATGCATCAATGAATTTTGCAGCGGTGGAGGAACTGGAGACAAGGTTTCACGATCTCGACATCATCTTTATCGAGAGCGGCGGCGACAACCTGGCAGCCGCATTCAGTCCGGAACTGGTGGATGTATTCATCTATATTATTGACGTTGCCCAGGGGGAAAAGATTCCCCGCAAAGGGGGACCGGGGATCACCCGCTCCGATTTGCTGGTGATCAATAAAATCGATCTGGCTCCTCATGTGGGCGCCAGTCTGGAAGTGATGGAAAAGGACTCCAGACGGATGCGCGGGGAGAAACCTTTTCTCTTCACCAATTTGTTTGAAAACGTGGGAGTTCCGGAGATCGTTCGCTGGATCTCCAAAGAATATCACGGCACCTCGATGCGAGCGGCACTATGAGAGTGAAGGGACTGTGGAAGGGAACTGTTGAATTGAGGGGCGGGAAGAATGTGCTCACCCGATCCTTCCACCAGGCTCCCTTGAAAGTGGCGAAACCCTTTTCGGGAGACAGAGGGGAACTTCTTCTTTATTTGATGGATGCATCGCCGGGTCTCTTCAATGGGGATGCTCAGGAGATCGAGTGCACTTTGGAAAAAGGGGCCCATCTTTACCTCACCAACCAGTCGTCTTGCAAGCTGCATCCTTCTCCATGTGCGGTTGAGAGCCGGCAAATTCAAAAGTTTCATATAAAAGACAGGGCTGTGCTGGAATATTTTCCGGAACCGCTTGTTCCTTTTCAAGACGCCGGTCATATTGGGGAGACGATTGTGCATATGGAATCGGGTGGGCAAGCGATTCTGGGAGAGATCATTGCTCCGGGCAGGGCAGGCTGTGGAGAGATCTTTCGTTATCGGAAAATCACCAGCCAATTTTCCGTCTATTGGGATGGAAAATGGACGGTTTGGGACTCTCTGGCGCTTGAACCCGATCATTGGAACTCTCTCAAAGGAATAATGGAGGATTACACCCATATCGGAACCTTATGGGTGTTGTCAGAAAAAATAACGAAAGAGCATATAAAGATAATTTGGGGTTCTCTTGAACCCTGCAATCAAGGTCCGGTATATGCCGGAACGAGTCTGCTCTCCAAAAACGGGCTGGTGATCCGTATGCTGGGCCAATCTGTCTGGGAACTGCAAGCGTTGATGCACAACTGCTGGAATCTGATTCGACATGAATTGCTGGGAAAACCGGCTTTTCAAATCCGAAAATAGAAAACCGATTAACCTGAATTCCATCAACCGGACAAACGCCCGTCATTATTGACGGGCGTTTGTTGTGGACATACTACATAAGGTGTGTCCCCCACAAACAGAATTACACTAATCTCTGTAGGTTTAGTTGCAAAAACATACCTAACCGGGTATCATATAATAAAAATGTAAAAATCATTCTTGAGGTGATTACACTGATGGAATATACGGACTCCATGAAAAACCGTCTCCGGCGGATCGAGGGACAAATCCGGGGAGTTCTGAGCATGATGGAACAGACGAAAGACTGCCGGGAAGTTGTCACCCAGTTGACAGCGATCCGCTCAGCGGTTGACCGCGCAATCGGACTGGTTGTAGCAGCCAACTTGGAACAGTGCATTCGCCACGAATTGGAACAGGGGCAGAATCCCGACAAGGTGATCAAAGAAGCGGTCGATTTGCTGGTCAAAAGCCGCTGATATCGTCTGACAGGGGGATAATGGAAGTGGCACATCGTTTTGATCCGAAGAAAGTCCACAAACTGGATAACCCGGAAAGACGCAAACTGCTGCCACCGGAAGAAATTCTGGCCCCGCTGCAAATCGGAGAGCAGGAAGATGTGGCGGATATCGGCGTCGGACCCGGATATTTTGCCATTCCCGCCTCCCGTTTGACTTCAGGTACTGTGTATGGGGTGGACGTGGAACCTCAGATGCTTGGTTTTCTGAAGGAGAAAGCCAACGAAGCGGGAGCGGCCAATATCGTGCCCGTCCAAAGTGATGCAGAAGCAATTGATCTGGCGGATGGGAGTGTGGACAAGGTATTTTGTGCCTTTATCCTGCATGAACTCGCTGACCTGACAAAGGGCCTTTCTGAAATTAAGCGGATTTTGCGTCCGGGCGGCAAGCTCCTGGTTCTGGAGTGGGAGAAGAAACAAACGGAATCCGGTCCTCCCGTTGAAGAAAGATTGGATGCGCCAGAACTGGCTGCTTCCATTGAAAAATTTGGCTTTGCAACGGAAATCATCCGGCCAAACCCGAACCATTACATGATTCTGGGAACGCAGACGACATAAGTCCTGGACAGGAGACGTAGTCAAAGAATAGAATGTATGTACCTCCCCTGATCGTGGACATGATGGAGAAGAAGGGTCTATGATTTATTAGGGGACTATGTTAAAATAATTCTAACTTGAATGGAAAGGGGAGAGCTCAATGGTAACATTGACCGAATCGGCAGCATCCAAAGTGAAATCACTGCTCGTCGATAAAGGGGAAGACCTGGCTCTCCGGATTTTCGTCAAATCCGGCGGCTGAAGCGGTTTCTCCTATGGAATGGCACTGGATCGTGCCAAAGGCGATGATAGCATCTTTACCGAAAACGGAGTCAAAGTGGTGATCGATCCCAACAGCGCCCAATACCTGCAAGGGGCTGAAGTCGATTATGTCGATTCCCTGATGGGCGCAGGATTCAAGATCAGCAATCCGAACGCAACCTCTTCTTGCGGGTGCGGAAGTTCCTTCCGTACGGCAAATGACGCGGGGAAACCTGGTCCCTGCAGCTAAAAATCAATATGATTCTTATCTGAGAACCTGTGGAAACATCCACAGGTTTTTTGATTTTTGTTCAACTTTTGTTGAGGGTGGGCCTATTTACCATAGAGAGAGTCTATCGTACACTTAAGATATGATAATGATTATCAATAGTGGTTGGCGGGTGATTCTTCCATGTTCTTGGCAGACATACAGTTTGGAACGAAAGTTTTGATTGCAAATCTTGACCAGGCAACCGAACTGGTTCGCAAAAGATTGAACGATTTTGGCATCCTGGAGGGAATGGAGGTTTGTGTTACAAGAAGCCTTCCCTTTGGAGGTCCAATCACCATCGAGTCCAATGGACAGCGTGTGGGGATTCGCCGCCGGGATGCACGCCTGATTGAGGTGGTCCAATGTGGCTAGTGTTGCACTTGCGGGTAACCCTAATACCGGAAAAACGTCACTGTTTAATGAGCTCACTGGCTCCTATGAATACGTGGGGAACTGGGCGGGTGTAACCGTTGAGAAGAAAGTGGGAATTCTGAAAAACAAACAGGCCAGATTGATAGACTTACCGGGGATCTACTCTTTGCATCCTTTATCAAGGGATGAAGGTGTGGCAACCCGGTTTCTGTTATCGGAAGAATTCACGTCCATTATCAATATTGTGGATGCGTCACAGCTTGACAGAAATCTGTATCTCACTGTCCAACTGCTGGAATATGGGAAACCGATGCTGATCGGGCTGAACATGATGGATGTGGCAAAGCACAGAGGACTTGCAATTGATCACGAAAAACTAGCCTCACTCCTGCAAATTCCCGTGATTCCGATAATTGCCCGTACCGGCACCGGATGCGACAAGATCCTGGAGACTCTTGGCAGTGGCCGCATGGCTGCCACTCCTACCCTTCGACTTGACTACGGGCCAGTACTGGAAGAATCCATCGCCAGATTGGCCGAAAGATTGCAGGGTGAGAATCTTCCGCCAAAGAGATGGCTGGCGCTGCAGTATTTCGAAGGAAACCCTCTGGTTGCCGAGATGCTGGAAACCATGACAGACGGTGAATGGCTGCAGCGTCTCCGGATTGAAACGGAACAGACTCTGGCCCGGATTGCAGGTGCCAAATCGCTTGATACTTACATCAGGGACACCAGAAGAAATTATATTGCAGGTCTGCTGGAACAGTCGGTAACTAGGAAGAAGGATGTCGACCAAACCTTATCGGACCGCATCGACCGCCTTGCGACCAACCGGTTTTTGGGGATGCCGCTTTTCCTGTTGTTCATGTTTGTCACCTTCAAGCTTACTTTTGATTGGCTCGGGTCACCGCTCTCCGATTTGCTGGACGGGTTCTTTACAGGGCCGGTTGTATCCTTCTTTGACCAGGTGTTTACATGGATGGGCGCATCGGCCTTCTTAAAGGACCTTGTCCTGCAAGGGATTGTTCCGGGGGTTGGAGGAGTTCTGGTATTCGTTCCCCAAATCTTCATTCTGTTCCTGATCATCTCCTTTATTGAAGACTCAGGCTATATGGCCCGTGTGGCCATGGTGATGGACCGGCTGATGGAAGGAGTCGGACTTAACGGGAAAGCCTTCATCCCGATGATCATAGGGTTTGGCTGCAATGTTCCGGGGATCATGGCGGCTCGAACTGTGGAACAACCGAGGGAACGTTTGACAACCACGCTGCTGATACCCTTTATGTCGTGTTCTGCGCGGCTTTCCGTCTACAGTTTGTTTGTTGCAGCCTTTTTTGCGGAGAACCAGGCACTGATTGTTCTGTCCCTTTATGTTATGGGCATCATCGTGGCTCTTGTAATGGCGAAGCTGTTTTCCAAAGTGTTTCATCAGGAAAAATCAGTCTTTGTGGTGGAACTTCCGCCCTACCGGTTTCCCCAATGGCGAACCCTGTTCCGGAGCACTTGGGAAAAGGGGAAAGGGTTTGTCAAAAAAGCCGGCACGTTCATCTTCGGTGGTTCTGTCCTGATTTGGGTACTGGGGTACGCAGGCCCGGGCGGTTTCAATGTTGACATGAACGAGAGTTTTCTGGCCGGAATCGGCAGTTTATTAGCCCCATTGTTTGCCCCCTTGGGGTTCGGCAACTGGCAGTCTGCTTCCTCTCTGATGACCGGGTTCTTCGCCAAGGAAGTGGTTGTTTCCACCATGAACATTATTTTTGCCGCACCTGATATCGATACGCTGCAGGGAATGATGGCAAACTACTTCACGCCTCTGCAGGCTTACAGCTTTTTGACCTTTTTGCTCCTGTACGTACCATGTCTGGCAACTGTTGCGGTCATCAGGAAAGAAACGGCTTCGGCCAAATGGACCTGGTTTTCGGTCTGTTACGGCCTGGCCATAGCTTATATTCTGTCGCTCCTGATTTACCAGGGAGGAAAGCTGCTCGGATTCAATTGAGAAAGGGGGCGGTCTCGTGTTTGCCAGCATACTGGTCGTGGTTCTAATCTTTTGCTATGCAGGGTGGACCATCAGCAGGCATTTCCGGAAGGCTAAAGAAGGGAAGTGTGGGGGATGTGCGGTTCAGAAGGAATGCAACCGCATTACATGTGATGACTCCGCTCAATAACGTGTTCTCCGTTATTTCAATAGTGACTTGCACAAAGGGGCCGCCCCATGCACTGTTGGGGAAGCCCCTTTTCCCATTCCTGATCCTTGTGTGCCAATGATTCAAAGATGCAGATACCGCTGTAAGGTTTCCACAATTTCCTTTTCCAGAATCTCCGAATCCGGATTCTGTTCAAATATCGATTTTAGCTCATACGCAGCTTCCAGCGTGTACATTTTTTTGGCAGCTTCCCGGGTCTTGGCGGTCGATACGCTGTCCAGATCCGGATGAAACGCTATGTACGCAAGTTCCACCCGGGGTTGATAGTGGTC comes from Effusibacillus lacus and encodes:
- the ureC gene encoding urease subunit alpha; this translates as MKPGEYLLKEEPIVLNANRKTVFLKVVSRGDRPVQVGSHFHFYEVNKELDFDREKAKGMRLNIPAGTAVRFEPGEEKPVTLVAIGGRQEVHGHNGLVSGSVKQALDQTPGPVQEGLLMSREAYAGMFGPTTGDKVRLADTDLLIEVEKDFTVYGDECKFGGGKVLRDGMGQSSRAIRSEGVLDLVITNALILDHWGIVKADIGIKDGRIAGIGKAGNPDTMEGVHPDLVVGASTEAIAGEGLIVTPGGIDTHIHFICPQQIETALASGITTMIGGGTGPATGTNATTCTPGAWNIHRMLEAAEEFPMNLGFLGKGNASGQEALEEQIQAGAIGLKLHEDWGTTPAAIDTCLKVADQYDVQVAIHTDTLNEAGFVEDTIRAIAGRTIHTYHTEGAGGGHAPDIIRLAGETNVIPSSTNPTRPFTVNTIDEHLDMLMVCHHLDSSIPEDVAFADSRIRPETIAAEDILHDLGVFSIISSDSQAMGRVGEVILRTWQTADKMKKQRGPLKEEEGENDNFRAKRYVAKYTINPAIAHGISEYVGSVETGKWADLVLWKPAFFGVKPELVLKGGFIAYAAMGDPNASIPTPQPVMGRPMFASYGLAAKSCSITFVSQAAFESGVHERLGLSKKVLPVKNCRRIGKKDMIHNSDTPRIEVNPETYEVKVDGELITCEPAETVPMAQRYFLF
- a CDS encoding urease accessory protein UreF, whose protein sequence is MISFLPLVQLIDSAFPTGAFSHSFGLETFLQEGRVQNAGELKEWLESYITGSLAPMEGAVVFWAYRYAEKVISTHPESELARENLKLLDRRITLSKPARESREGEIKIGKRFLHIVQELYPESGLEQYASWIRSEECYGSNAIVHGWICAYLKQTPQAAVLTHLYAGVNSLVQNALRAMAIGQTEGQKVLNGLLQLIGREAERLALNPPAPENLYSNTLAQEIGAMRHEILYSRLFMS
- the ureG gene encoding urease accessory protein UreG; the encoded protein is MCQGHNHHHHEWKHRSFAGGRPMRVGIGGPVGSGKTALVEKLCWMMKDTYSLAVITNDIYTKEDAEILTKTGVLPADRIIGVETGGCPHTAIREDASMNFAAVEELETRFHDLDIIFIESGGDNLAAAFSPELVDVFIYIIDVAQGEKIPRKGGPGITRSDLLVINKIDLAPHVGASLEVMEKDSRRMRGEKPFLFTNLFENVGVPEIVRWISKEYHGTSMRAAL
- a CDS encoding urease accessory protein UreD, with amino-acid sequence MRVKGLWKGTVELRGGKNVLTRSFHQAPLKVAKPFSGDRGELLLYLMDASPGLFNGDAQEIECTLEKGAHLYLTNQSSCKLHPSPCAVESRQIQKFHIKDRAVLEYFPEPLVPFQDAGHIGETIVHMESGGQAILGEIIAPGRAGCGEIFRYRKITSQFSVYWDGKWTVWDSLALEPDHWNSLKGIMEDYTHIGTLWVLSEKITKEHIKIIWGSLEPCNQGPVYAGTSLLSKNGLVIRMLGQSVWELQALMHNCWNLIRHELLGKPAFQIRK
- a CDS encoding metal-sensitive transcriptional regulator; protein product: MEYTDSMKNRLRRIEGQIRGVLSMMEQTKDCREVVTQLTAIRSAVDRAIGLVVAANLEQCIRHELEQGQNPDKVIKEAVDLLVKSR
- a CDS encoding class I SAM-dependent methyltransferase: MAHRFDPKKVHKLDNPERRKLLPPEEILAPLQIGEQEDVADIGVGPGYFAIPASRLTSGTVYGVDVEPQMLGFLKEKANEAGAANIVPVQSDAEAIDLADGSVDKVFCAFILHELADLTKGLSEIKRILRPGGKLLVLEWEKKQTESGPPVEERLDAPELAASIEKFGFATEIIRPNPNHYMILGTQTT
- a CDS encoding FeoA family protein, producing the protein MFLADIQFGTKVLIANLDQATELVRKRLNDFGILEGMEVCVTRSLPFGGPITIESNGQRVGIRRRDARLIEVVQCG